The Glycine soja cultivar W05 chromosome 3, ASM419377v2, whole genome shotgun sequence genome window below encodes:
- the LOC114407423 gene encoding calvin cycle protein CP12-2, chloroplastic-like, whose translation MATMTGVSLSSPRVFFNASASPQNTYAVKFAVPLSQGMRLGSVRLGRVMRIRPVRAAPERISEKVEESIKNAQEACAGDPTSGECVAAWDEVEELSAAASHAKYKQKEKDSDPLETYCKDNPETIECKTFED comes from the coding sequence atggcAACTATGACTGGTGTGAGCCTTTCAAGCCCCAGGGTTTTCTTCAACGCATCAGCCTCACCGCAAAACACGTACGCCGTAAAGTTCGCAGTTCCACTCAGCCAAGGGATGCGACTTGGTAGTGTCAGGTTGGGTCGGGTGATGAGGATCCGACCCGTTCGCGCAGCTCCAGAGCGCATTTCGGAGAAGGTGGAGGAGAGCATAAAGAACGCGCAGGAGGCGTGCGCCGGCGACCCGACGAGCGGCGAGTGCGTGGCGGCGTGGGACGAGGTGGAGGAGCTGAGCGCGGCGGCGAGCCACGCCAAATACAAGCAAAAGGAAAAGGACTCCGACCCGCTCGAGACCTACTGCAAGGACAATCCGGAGACCATTGAGTGCAAAACTTTCGAAGACTGA